Proteins co-encoded in one Chlamydiales bacterium genomic window:
- a CDS encoding DUF2764 family protein: MRNYYFLTNLCPPLQLREPPEISFSELKAFFYINLAAQDYARMRALQFYIDLYNLRALWLEKPIDDKGFYSKEELEVAMVTGVGLPDYVLDFLQTYDTTEKRVHAFLSLIASYFQEEIARADSFFVKEYLTFERQSRLILAGFRSKLERRDIIEELQFEDPLDSSVAFVIAQKDAKEFEAPDGYEELKLIFIKNKSSPLELFKDLLEFRFNRIEAMKGDNPFGIDAQLAYMVQLAIVEAWQEVRSGSLLEEGSKVVDKMISTVKESA, from the coding sequence ATGAGAAATTATTATTTTTTAACAAATTTATGCCCTCCTTTACAATTAAGAGAGCCTCCGGAAATTTCGTTTTCGGAGTTAAAAGCTTTTTTTTACATTAATTTGGCAGCTCAAGACTATGCTAGGATGAGGGCTTTGCAATTTTATATAGATCTTTATAACTTGCGCGCCTTATGGCTTGAAAAGCCCATTGATGATAAGGGCTTTTACAGTAAGGAAGAATTAGAAGTTGCAATGGTGACAGGTGTTGGATTGCCAGACTATGTTTTAGATTTTTTGCAAACTTATGACACAACAGAAAAGAGAGTGCACGCCTTTTTATCTCTTATTGCAAGTTATTTTCAAGAAGAAATTGCAAGAGCTGATTCTTTTTTTGTTAAAGAGTATTTGACATTTGAAAGGCAGTCGCGTCTAATACTCGCCGGTTTTCGCTCCAAACTTGAAAGACGAGATATTATTGAAGAGCTTCAGTTTGAGGATCCTCTCGATTCAAGTGTAGCTTTTGTAATTGCTCAGAAGGATGCTAAGGAGTTTGAGGCGCCTGATGGTTATGAGGAGCTTAAATTAATTTTTATAAAAAATAAGTCTTCCCCATTAGAGCTATTTAAAGATTTATTAGAATTTAGATTCAATCGAATTGAGGCCATGAAGGGAGATAATCCCTTTGGAATAGATGCCCAGCTGGCATACATGGTTCAACTTGCAATTGTAGAGGCATGGCAAGAAGTGCGCTCTGGCAGTTTGCTTGAAGAGGGTAGCAAAGTAGTGGATAAGATGATAAGCACAGTGAAGGAATCAGCATGA
- a CDS encoding V-type ATP synthase subunit A translates to MNASLDITRQIKTSTQDSSFATGRVVKAFGNLLQVKFVGNVRQGEVGFVSVGNCELKAEVIEIVGDEVKIQVFEDTRGVKLNAPVRFARDLLEAELGPGLLSSIVDGLQNPLEHVADVAGLFLPRGVYLPAIDRKRHWDYMPCIQLGDVVMRGDSLGSTLEGVFRHQIMVPFRLHGSYKITWVIGQGSYTVDEVVAKAVDEEGKEHAFTMIQKWPIKTSLMEGEKVKVSKMMDTGSRIIDTQFPVMKGGTFCTPGPFGAGKTVLQQHLSKYSSVDIVIIAACGERAGEVVETLREFPHLTDPHTGELLMKRTVIICNTSSMPVAARESSVYLGITIAEYYRQMGLDVLLLADSTSRWAQALREMSGRLEEIPGDEAFPAYLASRIAEFYERAGVVALKNQGLGSVTICGAVSPAGGNFEEPVTQATLAVVGAFLGLSRERSDSRRYPAIDPLISWSKYVGLVSEVLNADVDGWGDRVKKAQRILVSGREIGKRMEVVGEEGTSLHDMMVYLKAELYDFSYLQQNAFDKEDAYCPLKRQIPLFSLISKIFEIEFHMKTHDEARSYFLTLQNQIKNMNFTPFESEKYFQEFAAIEEALELAKHKIDEKAKRV, encoded by the coding sequence ATGAATGCATCGTTAGATATAACGCGTCAAATAAAAACGAGTACTCAGGATAGCTCTTTTGCGACAGGCAGAGTTGTAAAAGCTTTTGGAAATCTATTACAGGTAAAGTTTGTAGGCAATGTTCGACAAGGTGAAGTGGGATTTGTGTCCGTTGGCAATTGCGAATTAAAAGCAGAGGTCATTGAAATTGTAGGCGATGAAGTAAAGATACAGGTGTTTGAAGATACGAGGGGCGTGAAATTGAATGCTCCTGTGCGTTTTGCACGAGATCTTTTAGAGGCAGAGCTTGGCCCAGGGTTGCTCTCTTCTATTGTAGATGGGCTACAAAATCCTTTAGAGCATGTAGCTGATGTTGCTGGGTTATTCTTACCAAGAGGTGTTTATCTTCCTGCAATTGATAGAAAAAGGCATTGGGACTATATGCCCTGTATTCAGTTAGGTGATGTTGTTATGAGGGGTGATAGCTTAGGATCCACTCTTGAGGGTGTTTTTCGTCATCAAATTATGGTTCCTTTCAGGCTTCATGGTTCCTATAAAATTACATGGGTGATAGGACAGGGCTCTTATACAGTTGACGAGGTTGTTGCAAAAGCTGTTGATGAGGAGGGTAAAGAGCATGCATTTACCATGATTCAGAAGTGGCCGATTAAGACATCTCTTATGGAGGGCGAAAAGGTAAAGGTGTCCAAGATGATGGATACGGGCAGTAGAATCATCGATACGCAGTTTCCCGTTATGAAGGGGGGTACCTTCTGCACTCCTGGTCCCTTTGGCGCTGGAAAAACTGTGTTGCAACAGCATCTTTCCAAATATTCATCAGTAGATATTGTGATTATTGCAGCCTGTGGTGAGAGAGCAGGAGAAGTTGTTGAAACATTAAGAGAGTTTCCCCACCTAACAGACCCTCATACAGGTGAGCTTCTCATGAAGCGCACAGTAATTATTTGCAACACATCTTCTATGCCAGTTGCTGCAAGAGAATCTTCTGTATATTTAGGTATTACTATAGCAGAATATTATAGACAAATGGGCTTAGATGTCTTGTTGCTTGCAGATTCTACCTCTAGATGGGCTCAAGCACTTCGTGAGATGTCTGGGCGTTTAGAAGAGATTCCTGGTGACGAGGCATTTCCTGCATATCTTGCCTCTCGTATAGCTGAGTTTTATGAAAGGGCAGGCGTTGTTGCTCTAAAAAATCAAGGACTTGGATCGGTTACAATATGCGGCGCAGTTTCTCCAGCGGGTGGTAATTTTGAAGAACCCGTTACGCAGGCAACCCTTGCAGTTGTAGGGGCCTTTTTAGGCCTTTCTAGAGAACGTTCGGACTCGAGGCGTTATCCTGCAATTGATCCACTGATTTCTTGGTCTAAATATGTAGGCCTTGTTAGTGAAGTGCTAAATGCTGATGTGGATGGTTGGGGTGATAGGGTAAAAAAAGCACAACGTATCCTCGTTAGCGGAAGAGAGATTGGCAAACGCATGGAAGTTGTTGGTGAAGAGGGAACTTCTCTTCATGATATGATGGTTTATCTAAAAGCAGAGCTTTATGATTTTAGCTATTTACAGCAAAATGCCTTTGATAAGGAAGATGCTTATTGTCCCTTAAAGAGGCAGATCCCTCTTTTCTCATTGATCAGTAAGATTTTTGAGATCGAATTTCATATGAAAACGCATGATGAGGCGCGTAGTTATTTTTTAACATTGCAAAACCAAATTAAGAATATGAATTTCACACCTTTTGAGTCAGAAAAATATTTTCAAGAGTTTGCTGCAATAGAAGAAGCACTTGAACTTGCAAAACATAAAATCGATGAAAAAGCAAAGAGGGTGTAA
- a CDS encoding V-type ATP synthase subunit B produces the protein MKKVHDRINDMRGNLITVTAEGVSLGELARIDLQSGKSTYASVLRIEGDQATLQVFGGTRGISTGDHVTFLQHEMQVTFGDDLLGRRLNGSGRPIDSGPEIVGEAINVATPSFNPVKRIIPKQMVRTNIPMIDMFNCLVKSQKIPIFSIPGEPYNALLMRIANQTDADIVIIAGMGLTFADYRAFIDNAEESGTMDKTIMFIHRATDPAVECLLAPDMALACAEHFAVKDKNVLVLLTDMTAFADAIKEIAITMDQVPSNRGYPGSLYSDLASRYEKAVDIDGSGSITIISVTTMPGNDVTHPVPDNTGYITEGQFYLNGGRIDPFGSLSRLKQQVIGKVTREDHGDIANNMIRLYAESKKARERQSMGFKLSRWDEKLLHYSKLFEDRMMDLEVNYTIEESLNLGWQTLAECFSKDEVGVKQAYVDKYWPEKVS, from the coding sequence ATGAAAAAAGTTCATGACCGTATCAACGATATGCGAGGTAACTTAATTACCGTTACTGCAGAAGGTGTTTCCTTGGGAGAGCTTGCAAGGATCGATTTACAGAGTGGAAAAAGCACTTATGCTTCTGTCCTTCGTATTGAAGGAGACCAGGCAACGCTTCAAGTATTTGGTGGAACAAGGGGGATATCAACAGGAGATCATGTTACCTTTTTGCAGCACGAGATGCAAGTAACTTTTGGAGATGATTTGCTTGGAAGACGTTTGAATGGCTCTGGAAGGCCTATTGACTCGGGTCCAGAAATTGTAGGCGAGGCAATTAATGTGGCAACACCCTCTTTTAATCCTGTTAAACGTATCATTCCAAAGCAGATGGTAAGAACGAATATACCTATGATCGATATGTTTAACTGTCTGGTTAAATCGCAAAAAATTCCTATCTTTTCTATTCCTGGAGAGCCCTACAACGCACTGCTTATGCGCATTGCCAACCAAACAGATGCTGACATTGTCATCATCGCGGGCATGGGTCTTACATTTGCAGATTACAGAGCCTTTATTGATAATGCTGAAGAGTCTGGTACTATGGACAAGACGATCATGTTTATTCATAGGGCAACAGATCCTGCAGTTGAGTGCTTGCTTGCGCCAGATATGGCTCTTGCTTGCGCTGAGCACTTTGCTGTAAAAGATAAAAACGTTCTTGTGCTATTGACAGATATGACAGCCTTTGCAGATGCCATTAAAGAAATTGCAATCACAATGGACCAGGTGCCATCGAATAGAGGTTATCCGGGTTCTTTGTATTCCGATCTTGCATCTCGTTATGAGAAGGCCGTAGACATCGATGGTAGTGGCTCTATTACGATTATTAGCGTGACAACGATGCCAGGTAATGATGTAACCCACCCAGTTCCTGATAATACAGGCTACATTACAGAAGGACAGTTTTATTTAAATGGTGGAAGAATCGATCCTTTTGGATCACTTTCTCGCTTAAAGCAACAGGTTATTGGAAAAGTTACTCGAGAAGATCATGGTGACATTGCAAATAACATGATCCGTCTTTATGCCGAATCGAAAAAGGCGCGTGAGCGGCAAAGTATGGGTTTTAAGCTTTCTCGTTGGGATGAAAAGTTACTTCACTATTCAAAACTTTTTGAAGATCGTATGATGGATTTGGAAGTTAATTATACGATAGAAGAATCTCTTAATCTTGGATGGCAGACGCTTGCAGAATGCTTTAGCAAAGATGAAGTAGGTGTTAAGCAGGCCTATGTAGATAAATATTGGCCGGAAAAAGTTTCTTGA
- a CDS encoding V-type ATP synthase subunit D: MVGIRFTKNELRDQQVKLAQLQKYLPTLQLKKAMLQVQASEVRAEIVLLMQPFDEARKEINAFSFLLLKDLGIEPKELVKSSGIKKSYENIAGVEIPRYEGMDFEKATYSLFEAPAWLDAIVAKLRAMMELEAKILIAEEKKAAIEKELREVAIRVNLFEKVMIPKALENIKVIKVFLGDQQLAAVARAKVAKTKIEARRKKALAGEIP; this comes from the coding sequence GTGGTAGGAATTAGGTTCACAAAAAATGAATTGCGAGATCAACAAGTAAAGCTTGCCCAACTTCAAAAGTATCTGCCAACACTGCAACTAAAAAAAGCAATGCTGCAGGTACAAGCAAGTGAGGTAAGAGCAGAAATCGTTTTGCTGATGCAACCCTTTGATGAGGCAAGAAAAGAGATTAATGCGTTTAGTTTTTTACTTTTAAAAGATTTGGGTATTGAGCCCAAAGAGCTTGTAAAATCCTCTGGTATTAAGAAGAGTTATGAGAATATAGCAGGTGTAGAAATACCACGTTATGAGGGGATGGATTTTGAAAAAGCTACATATAGTCTGTTTGAAGCGCCTGCCTGGCTAGATGCGATAGTTGCTAAGTTGCGTGCCATGATGGAGCTTGAAGCTAAAATTTTAATTGCCGAGGAGAAAAAGGCTGCTATTGAAAAAGAACTTCGAGAGGTTGCAATCCGAGTGAACTTATTTGAAAAAGTAATGATACCAAAAGCCTTAGAAAATATTAAAGTTATCAAAGTGTTTCTTGGAGATCAGCAACTTGCAGCGGTTGCAAGGGCAAAAGTTGCCAAAACAAAGATTGAAGCAAGAAGGAAAAAAGCTTTGGCAGGTGAAATTCCATGA